From a single Pararge aegeria chromosome 16, ilParAegt1.1, whole genome shotgun sequence genomic region:
- the LOC120630669 gene encoding FAD-linked sulfhydryl oxidase ALR, with product MRSHSDEEEDKPCRACSDFKSWAKMQHKTKSSSPNQPTQHKDCPLDKDELGRSTWGFLHSMASYFPEKPTMLQCADMTKFFNIFAQFYPCEPCALDFQEDIKKNPPKTKSRDELAKWLCERHNTVNVKLGKPEFDCTKVHERWRDGWLDGSCD from the exons ATGCGTTCTCATTCTGACGAGGAAGAGGATAAACCGTGCAGAGCGTGTTCGGACTTCAAAAGTTGGGCGAAAATGCAACATAAAACGAAAAGTAGTTCCCCAAACCAACCG ACACAACATAAAGATTGTCCATTGGACAAGGATGAGCTAGGACGGTCAACTTGGGGCTTCCTACACTCTATGGCTTCATACTTTCCCGAGAAGCCCACAATGCTACAGTGTGCAGACATGACAaagttctttaatatttttgcacagTTCTATCCATGTGAACCCTGTGCATTGGACTTTCAGGAAGA TATCAAAAAGAACCCACCAAAGACAAAATCGAGAGATGAACTAGCAAAATGGTTGTGTGAGAGACATAACACAGTCAATGTTAAACTTGGCAAGCCAGAGTTTGATTGCACCAAAGTGCATGAACGGTGGAGAGATGGCTGGCTTGATGGATCCTGTGATTAA